Proteins encoded together in one Perognathus longimembris pacificus isolate PPM17 chromosome 8, ASM2315922v1, whole genome shotgun sequence window:
- the Ccdc142 gene encoding coiled-coil domain-containing protein 142 isoform X1 has protein sequence MAQVSRSGGLLPPLANVPSLSARPGGAREQQWEGRRTGALRPEVRGWRRLPVAGSAPLPEPRIGGVPGGQPWWARADADEDHGEETAERRGEPAAGGPVPPALQRLRAVLLRLHREREQLLQARDCARHLQAVVRLLGTLSPHAPARAPGPLPPLCRDLQLYPFRGTIPRVCLGDTVEPLLVARPLGLAVQRLDAVIEMQLRVLGRAPACLGWTSQLAELELALPVYSKLLENVMSHLPGAARPFPQTRVFCLLTRERGCQVASLLEEALRGSGWQKRLRRWCHEEQELLPGLLSLIGNLSVLDSSGPGLGEKGVLWSQYWTLLWATCAQSLDLTLGPWRDPKAVAQQLSQALGQAYLPQECEKELASMCHRLLHQSLIWTWDQDYTLLSSGFCKALGSTLRDQSNPVSASGTAELLQKLFPPLLDGLQELRSGLILHQSPGPLQCLAAALVGPAPIALGLCTLQTTLVWFLGRAQHHLTTWFPGSFLLLIQKDLPPLLHEVETLSNLTSEESIALEVEQQLGLEIQKLTAQMKLLPEESLTIFFQECHKRATQGFKLHMPRGRYWRLHLCPELPSAPSEYAGMVVRSVLEPILQGLQGLPPQAQAPALSHALTAILGAWLDYILTHGIRFSLQGALQLRQDFGVVRELLEEEQWGLSLELRQTLLMLGIFQQLDGALLCLLQQPLPKNRVHRRPSCCCVCHEVQTTELPHSSLNSLESLEPPLRLGAPTAHTTQLLSNLRGRGPSPEVYLVGNQQAWLALRQHQHPRWHLPFLSCLGTSVES, from the exons ATGGCCCAGGTGTCTCGTTCCGGTGGCCTTCTGCCTCCACTCGCTAATGTGCCCTCACTGTCGGCCCGACCGGGAGGCGCCAGGGAGCAgcagtgggagggaaggaggacggGTGCCCTCCGCCCGGAGGTACGTGGCTGGCGGAGGCTGCCAGTTGCCGGGAGCGCGCCCCTCCCGGAACCTAGGATAGGCGGAGTTCCCGGTGGGCAGCCATGGTGGGCGCGGGCCGACGCGGATGAGGACCACGGCGAGGAGACTGCAGAGCGGAGGGGAGAGCCCGCAGCGGGCGGCCCGGTGCCCCCGGCTCTGCAGCGTCTGCGGGCGGTGTTGCTGCGGCTGCACCGCGAGCGGGAGCAGCTCCTCCAGGCCCGGGACTGCGCCCGCCACCTCCAGGCTGTCGTGCGTCTCCTGGGGACCTTGTCCCCCCACGCGCCTGCCCGCGCCCCCGGGCCTTTGCCTCCGCTGTGCCGCGACTTGCAGCTGTACCCTTTCCGAGGCACAATCCCCAGAGTCTGCCTTGGGGACACTGTTGAGCCGCTACTCGTAGCGCGACCTCTCGGACTAGCCGTCCAGCGCCTGGATGCGGTCATTGAAATGCAGCTTCGTGTTCTCGGTCGAGCACCCGCCTGCCTAGGCTGGACGTCCCAACTCGCCGAACTGGAGCTGGCGCTTCCAGTCTACTCCAAGCTACTGGAAAATGTCATGAGCCACCTCCCTGGGGCAGCGCGCCCGTTTCCCCAGACCCGTGTGTTCTGCCTCCTGACCCGGGAGCGGGGTTGCCAGGTGGCTAGTCTGCTGGAGGAAGCACTCAGGGGATCTGGCTGGCAGAAAAGGCTCCGCAGGTGGTGCCATGAGGAGCAGGAGCTGCTACCAGGGCTTCTGAGCTTAATAGGGAACCTGTCAGTTCTAGATAGCAGTGGACCAGGGCTTGGAGAAAAAGGAGTCCTGTGGAGCCAGTACTGGACATTGCTGTGGGCAACATGTGCTCAAAGTCTGGACCTAACTCTGGGACCCTGGAGGGACCCCAAAGCAGTGGCACAACAGCTGAGTCAGGCACTGGGACAGG CATATCTGCCTCAGGAATGTGAGAAGGAACTGGCCTCCATGTGTCACAGACTACTTCATCAGTCTCTGATCTGGACCTGGGACCAAG ACTATACCCTTTTATCCTCAGGTTTCTGCAAGGCTTTGGGATCAACTCTTAGGGATCAGAGcaatcctgtctcagcctctggtACTGCTGAACTGTTGCAGaagctctttcctcctcttttggaTGGCCTTCAAGAACTTAGGTCAGGATTGATTCTTCATCAGTCTCCAG GACCCCTACAATGCTTGGCTGCTGCCCTCGTAGGTCCTGCACCGATTGCACTAGGACTCTGTACCTTGCAGACAACCTTGGTCTGGTTTTTGGGCAGAGCTCAGCACCACCTGACAACGTGGTTCCCAGGTTCCTTCCTGCTCTTGATCCAAAAGGACTTACCA CCTCTATTGCATGAAGTGGAAACTCTGTCTAACCTGACCTCAGAAGAAAGCATAGCTCTAGAGGTGGAGCAGCAATTGGGCCTGGAGATTCAGAAACTAACGGCTCAGATGAAG CTCCTGCCTGAAGAGTCATTAACTATCTTTTTTCAAGAATGTCATAAACGAGCCACACAGGGCTTCAAGCTTCACATGCCACGGGGCCGGTATTGGAGACTTCATCTCTGTCCTG AACTTCCCAGTGCTCCTAGTGAGTATGCTGGGATGGTGGTCCGTTCTGTACTGGAACCTATATTGCAAGGATTGCAGGGATTGCCACCACAAGCCCAGGCTCCTGCCCTCAGTCATGCACTGACAGCCATACTGGGTGCTTGGCTTGACTACATCCTCACCCATGGGATCCGGTTCAG cctgcagggggcgctgcaGCTCAGACAAGACTTTGGAGTGGTCAGGGAGTTGCTAGAAGAGGAGCAGTGGGGCCTGTCTCTGGAGCTTCGCCAGACTCTGCTCATGCTTGGCATCTTCCAGCAGCTAGATGGGGCACTGCTTTGTCTATTACAACAGCCCCTGCCCAAGAATAGAGTCCACAGGAGGCCCTCCTGTTGCT GTGTTTGTCATGAGGTCCAGACGACAGAATTGCCTCACAGCAGCCTCAACAGCCTGGAGAGCTTGGAGCCCCCTCTACGGCTTGGAGCACCCACAGCCCATACAACTCAGCTATTAAGCAACCTGAGAGGAAGGGGACCTAGCCCTGAGGTTTACCTGGTGGGAAATCAGCAGGCGTGGCTTGCCCTGCGGCAACACCAGCACCCTCGTTGGCACctgccttttct
- the Ccdc142 gene encoding coiled-coil domain-containing protein 142 isoform X4 — protein MAQVSRSGGLLPPLANVPSLSARPGGAREQQWEGRRTGALRPEVRGWRRLPVAGSAPLPEPRIGGVPGGQPWWARADADEDHGEETAERRGEPAAGGPVPPALQRLRAVLLRLHREREQLLQARDCARHLQAVVRLLGTLSPHAPARAPGPLPPLCRDLQLYPFRGTIPRVCLGDTVEPLLVARPLGLAVQRLDAVIEMQLRVLGRAPACLGWTSQLAELELALPVYSKLLENVMSHLPGAARPFPQTRVFCLLTRERGCQVASLLEEALRGSGWQKRLRRWCHEEQELLPGLLSLIGNLSVLDSSGPGLGEKGVLWSQYWTLLWATCAQSLDLTLGPWRDPKAVAQQLSQALGQAYLPQECEKELASMCHRLLHQSLIWTWDQGFCKALGSTLRDQSNPVSASGTAELLQKLFPPLLDGLQELRSGLILHQSPGPAPIALGLCTLQTTLVWFLGRAQHHLTTWFPGSFLLLIQKDLPPLLHEVETLSNLTSEESIALEVEQQLGLEIQKLTAQMKLLPEESLTIFFQECHKRATQGFKLHMPRGRYWRLHLCPELPSAPSEYAGMVVRSVLEPILQGLQGLPPQAQAPALSHALTAILGAWLDYILTHGIRFSLQGALQLRQDFGVVRELLEEEQWGLSLELRQTLLMLGIFQQLDGALLCLLQQPLPKNRVHRRPSCCCVCHEVQTTELPHSSLNSLESLEPPLRLGAPTAHTTQLLSNLRGRGPSPEVYLVGNQQAWLALRQHQHPRWHLPFLSCLGTSVES, from the exons ATGGCCCAGGTGTCTCGTTCCGGTGGCCTTCTGCCTCCACTCGCTAATGTGCCCTCACTGTCGGCCCGACCGGGAGGCGCCAGGGAGCAgcagtgggagggaaggaggacggGTGCCCTCCGCCCGGAGGTACGTGGCTGGCGGAGGCTGCCAGTTGCCGGGAGCGCGCCCCTCCCGGAACCTAGGATAGGCGGAGTTCCCGGTGGGCAGCCATGGTGGGCGCGGGCCGACGCGGATGAGGACCACGGCGAGGAGACTGCAGAGCGGAGGGGAGAGCCCGCAGCGGGCGGCCCGGTGCCCCCGGCTCTGCAGCGTCTGCGGGCGGTGTTGCTGCGGCTGCACCGCGAGCGGGAGCAGCTCCTCCAGGCCCGGGACTGCGCCCGCCACCTCCAGGCTGTCGTGCGTCTCCTGGGGACCTTGTCCCCCCACGCGCCTGCCCGCGCCCCCGGGCCTTTGCCTCCGCTGTGCCGCGACTTGCAGCTGTACCCTTTCCGAGGCACAATCCCCAGAGTCTGCCTTGGGGACACTGTTGAGCCGCTACTCGTAGCGCGACCTCTCGGACTAGCCGTCCAGCGCCTGGATGCGGTCATTGAAATGCAGCTTCGTGTTCTCGGTCGAGCACCCGCCTGCCTAGGCTGGACGTCCCAACTCGCCGAACTGGAGCTGGCGCTTCCAGTCTACTCCAAGCTACTGGAAAATGTCATGAGCCACCTCCCTGGGGCAGCGCGCCCGTTTCCCCAGACCCGTGTGTTCTGCCTCCTGACCCGGGAGCGGGGTTGCCAGGTGGCTAGTCTGCTGGAGGAAGCACTCAGGGGATCTGGCTGGCAGAAAAGGCTCCGCAGGTGGTGCCATGAGGAGCAGGAGCTGCTACCAGGGCTTCTGAGCTTAATAGGGAACCTGTCAGTTCTAGATAGCAGTGGACCAGGGCTTGGAGAAAAAGGAGTCCTGTGGAGCCAGTACTGGACATTGCTGTGGGCAACATGTGCTCAAAGTCTGGACCTAACTCTGGGACCCTGGAGGGACCCCAAAGCAGTGGCACAACAGCTGAGTCAGGCACTGGGACAGG CATATCTGCCTCAGGAATGTGAGAAGGAACTGGCCTCCATGTGTCACAGACTACTTCATCAGTCTCTGATCTGGACCTGGGACCAAG GTTTCTGCAAGGCTTTGGGATCAACTCTTAGGGATCAGAGcaatcctgtctcagcctctggtACTGCTGAACTGTTGCAGaagctctttcctcctcttttggaTGGCCTTCAAGAACTTAGGTCAGGATTGATTCTTCATCAGTCTCCAG GTCCTGCACCGATTGCACTAGGACTCTGTACCTTGCAGACAACCTTGGTCTGGTTTTTGGGCAGAGCTCAGCACCACCTGACAACGTGGTTCCCAGGTTCCTTCCTGCTCTTGATCCAAAAGGACTTACCA CCTCTATTGCATGAAGTGGAAACTCTGTCTAACCTGACCTCAGAAGAAAGCATAGCTCTAGAGGTGGAGCAGCAATTGGGCCTGGAGATTCAGAAACTAACGGCTCAGATGAAG CTCCTGCCTGAAGAGTCATTAACTATCTTTTTTCAAGAATGTCATAAACGAGCCACACAGGGCTTCAAGCTTCACATGCCACGGGGCCGGTATTGGAGACTTCATCTCTGTCCTG AACTTCCCAGTGCTCCTAGTGAGTATGCTGGGATGGTGGTCCGTTCTGTACTGGAACCTATATTGCAAGGATTGCAGGGATTGCCACCACAAGCCCAGGCTCCTGCCCTCAGTCATGCACTGACAGCCATACTGGGTGCTTGGCTTGACTACATCCTCACCCATGGGATCCGGTTCAG cctgcagggggcgctgcaGCTCAGACAAGACTTTGGAGTGGTCAGGGAGTTGCTAGAAGAGGAGCAGTGGGGCCTGTCTCTGGAGCTTCGCCAGACTCTGCTCATGCTTGGCATCTTCCAGCAGCTAGATGGGGCACTGCTTTGTCTATTACAACAGCCCCTGCCCAAGAATAGAGTCCACAGGAGGCCCTCCTGTTGCT GTGTTTGTCATGAGGTCCAGACGACAGAATTGCCTCACAGCAGCCTCAACAGCCTGGAGAGCTTGGAGCCCCCTCTACGGCTTGGAGCACCCACAGCCCATACAACTCAGCTATTAAGCAACCTGAGAGGAAGGGGACCTAGCCCTGAGGTTTACCTGGTGGGAAATCAGCAGGCGTGGCTTGCCCTGCGGCAACACCAGCACCCTCGTTGGCACctgccttttct
- the Ccdc142 gene encoding coiled-coil domain-containing protein 142 isoform X2: MAQVSRSGGLLPPLANVPSLSARPGGAREQQWEGRRTGALRPEVRGWRRLPVAGSAPLPEPRIGGVPGGQPWWARADADEDHGEETAERRGEPAAGGPVPPALQRLRAVLLRLHREREQLLQARDCARHLQAVVRLLGTLSPHAPARAPGPLPPLCRDLQLYPFRGTIPRVCLGDTVEPLLVARPLGLAVQRLDAVIEMQLRVLGRAPACLGWTSQLAELELALPVYSKLLENVMSHLPGAARPFPQTRVFCLLTRERGCQVASLLEEALRGSGWQKRLRRWCHEEQELLPGLLSLIGNLSVLDSSGPGLGEKGVLWSQYWTLLWATCAQSLDLTLGPWRDPKAVAQQLSQALGQAYLPQECEKELASMCHRLLHQSLIWTWDQGFCKALGSTLRDQSNPVSASGTAELLQKLFPPLLDGLQELRSGLILHQSPGPLQCLAAALVGPAPIALGLCTLQTTLVWFLGRAQHHLTTWFPGSFLLLIQKDLPPLLHEVETLSNLTSEESIALEVEQQLGLEIQKLTAQMKLLPEESLTIFFQECHKRATQGFKLHMPRGRYWRLHLCPELPSAPSEYAGMVVRSVLEPILQGLQGLPPQAQAPALSHALTAILGAWLDYILTHGIRFSLQGALQLRQDFGVVRELLEEEQWGLSLELRQTLLMLGIFQQLDGALLCLLQQPLPKNRVHRRPSCCCVCHEVQTTELPHSSLNSLESLEPPLRLGAPTAHTTQLLSNLRGRGPSPEVYLVGNQQAWLALRQHQHPRWHLPFLSCLGTSVES, from the exons ATGGCCCAGGTGTCTCGTTCCGGTGGCCTTCTGCCTCCACTCGCTAATGTGCCCTCACTGTCGGCCCGACCGGGAGGCGCCAGGGAGCAgcagtgggagggaaggaggacggGTGCCCTCCGCCCGGAGGTACGTGGCTGGCGGAGGCTGCCAGTTGCCGGGAGCGCGCCCCTCCCGGAACCTAGGATAGGCGGAGTTCCCGGTGGGCAGCCATGGTGGGCGCGGGCCGACGCGGATGAGGACCACGGCGAGGAGACTGCAGAGCGGAGGGGAGAGCCCGCAGCGGGCGGCCCGGTGCCCCCGGCTCTGCAGCGTCTGCGGGCGGTGTTGCTGCGGCTGCACCGCGAGCGGGAGCAGCTCCTCCAGGCCCGGGACTGCGCCCGCCACCTCCAGGCTGTCGTGCGTCTCCTGGGGACCTTGTCCCCCCACGCGCCTGCCCGCGCCCCCGGGCCTTTGCCTCCGCTGTGCCGCGACTTGCAGCTGTACCCTTTCCGAGGCACAATCCCCAGAGTCTGCCTTGGGGACACTGTTGAGCCGCTACTCGTAGCGCGACCTCTCGGACTAGCCGTCCAGCGCCTGGATGCGGTCATTGAAATGCAGCTTCGTGTTCTCGGTCGAGCACCCGCCTGCCTAGGCTGGACGTCCCAACTCGCCGAACTGGAGCTGGCGCTTCCAGTCTACTCCAAGCTACTGGAAAATGTCATGAGCCACCTCCCTGGGGCAGCGCGCCCGTTTCCCCAGACCCGTGTGTTCTGCCTCCTGACCCGGGAGCGGGGTTGCCAGGTGGCTAGTCTGCTGGAGGAAGCACTCAGGGGATCTGGCTGGCAGAAAAGGCTCCGCAGGTGGTGCCATGAGGAGCAGGAGCTGCTACCAGGGCTTCTGAGCTTAATAGGGAACCTGTCAGTTCTAGATAGCAGTGGACCAGGGCTTGGAGAAAAAGGAGTCCTGTGGAGCCAGTACTGGACATTGCTGTGGGCAACATGTGCTCAAAGTCTGGACCTAACTCTGGGACCCTGGAGGGACCCCAAAGCAGTGGCACAACAGCTGAGTCAGGCACTGGGACAGG CATATCTGCCTCAGGAATGTGAGAAGGAACTGGCCTCCATGTGTCACAGACTACTTCATCAGTCTCTGATCTGGACCTGGGACCAAG GTTTCTGCAAGGCTTTGGGATCAACTCTTAGGGATCAGAGcaatcctgtctcagcctctggtACTGCTGAACTGTTGCAGaagctctttcctcctcttttggaTGGCCTTCAAGAACTTAGGTCAGGATTGATTCTTCATCAGTCTCCAG GACCCCTACAATGCTTGGCTGCTGCCCTCGTAGGTCCTGCACCGATTGCACTAGGACTCTGTACCTTGCAGACAACCTTGGTCTGGTTTTTGGGCAGAGCTCAGCACCACCTGACAACGTGGTTCCCAGGTTCCTTCCTGCTCTTGATCCAAAAGGACTTACCA CCTCTATTGCATGAAGTGGAAACTCTGTCTAACCTGACCTCAGAAGAAAGCATAGCTCTAGAGGTGGAGCAGCAATTGGGCCTGGAGATTCAGAAACTAACGGCTCAGATGAAG CTCCTGCCTGAAGAGTCATTAACTATCTTTTTTCAAGAATGTCATAAACGAGCCACACAGGGCTTCAAGCTTCACATGCCACGGGGCCGGTATTGGAGACTTCATCTCTGTCCTG AACTTCCCAGTGCTCCTAGTGAGTATGCTGGGATGGTGGTCCGTTCTGTACTGGAACCTATATTGCAAGGATTGCAGGGATTGCCACCACAAGCCCAGGCTCCTGCCCTCAGTCATGCACTGACAGCCATACTGGGTGCTTGGCTTGACTACATCCTCACCCATGGGATCCGGTTCAG cctgcagggggcgctgcaGCTCAGACAAGACTTTGGAGTGGTCAGGGAGTTGCTAGAAGAGGAGCAGTGGGGCCTGTCTCTGGAGCTTCGCCAGACTCTGCTCATGCTTGGCATCTTCCAGCAGCTAGATGGGGCACTGCTTTGTCTATTACAACAGCCCCTGCCCAAGAATAGAGTCCACAGGAGGCCCTCCTGTTGCT GTGTTTGTCATGAGGTCCAGACGACAGAATTGCCTCACAGCAGCCTCAACAGCCTGGAGAGCTTGGAGCCCCCTCTACGGCTTGGAGCACCCACAGCCCATACAACTCAGCTATTAAGCAACCTGAGAGGAAGGGGACCTAGCCCTGAGGTTTACCTGGTGGGAAATCAGCAGGCGTGGCTTGCCCTGCGGCAACACCAGCACCCTCGTTGGCACctgccttttct
- the Ccdc142 gene encoding coiled-coil domain-containing protein 142 isoform X3, translated as MAQVSRSGGLLPPLANVPSLSARPGGAREQQWEGRRTGALRPEVRGWRRLPVAGSAPLPEPRIGGVPGGQPWWARADADEDHGEETAERRGEPAAGGPVPPALQRLRAVLLRLHREREQLLQARDCARHLQAVVRLLGTLSPHAPARAPGPLPPLCRDLQLYPFRGTIPRVCLGDTVEPLLVARPLGLAVQRLDAVIEMQLRVLGRAPACLGWTSQLAELELALPVYSKLLENVMSHLPGAARPFPQTRVFCLLTRERGCQVASLLEEALRGSGWQKRLRRWCHEEQELLPGLLSLIGNLSVLDSSGPGLGEKGVLWSQYWTLLWATCAQSLDLTLGPWRDPKAVAQQLSQALGQAYLPQECEKELASMCHRLLHQSLIWTWDQDYTLLSSGFCKALGSTLRDQSNPVSASGTAELLQKLFPPLLDGLQELRSGLILHQSPGPAPIALGLCTLQTTLVWFLGRAQHHLTTWFPGSFLLLIQKDLPPLLHEVETLSNLTSEESIALEVEQQLGLEIQKLTAQMKLLPEESLTIFFQECHKRATQGFKLHMPRGRYWRLHLCPELPSAPSEYAGMVVRSVLEPILQGLQGLPPQAQAPALSHALTAILGAWLDYILTHGIRFSLQGALQLRQDFGVVRELLEEEQWGLSLELRQTLLMLGIFQQLDGALLCLLQQPLPKNRVHRRPSCCCVCHEVQTTELPHSSLNSLESLEPPLRLGAPTAHTTQLLSNLRGRGPSPEVYLVGNQQAWLALRQHQHPRWHLPFLSCLGTSVES; from the exons ATGGCCCAGGTGTCTCGTTCCGGTGGCCTTCTGCCTCCACTCGCTAATGTGCCCTCACTGTCGGCCCGACCGGGAGGCGCCAGGGAGCAgcagtgggagggaaggaggacggGTGCCCTCCGCCCGGAGGTACGTGGCTGGCGGAGGCTGCCAGTTGCCGGGAGCGCGCCCCTCCCGGAACCTAGGATAGGCGGAGTTCCCGGTGGGCAGCCATGGTGGGCGCGGGCCGACGCGGATGAGGACCACGGCGAGGAGACTGCAGAGCGGAGGGGAGAGCCCGCAGCGGGCGGCCCGGTGCCCCCGGCTCTGCAGCGTCTGCGGGCGGTGTTGCTGCGGCTGCACCGCGAGCGGGAGCAGCTCCTCCAGGCCCGGGACTGCGCCCGCCACCTCCAGGCTGTCGTGCGTCTCCTGGGGACCTTGTCCCCCCACGCGCCTGCCCGCGCCCCCGGGCCTTTGCCTCCGCTGTGCCGCGACTTGCAGCTGTACCCTTTCCGAGGCACAATCCCCAGAGTCTGCCTTGGGGACACTGTTGAGCCGCTACTCGTAGCGCGACCTCTCGGACTAGCCGTCCAGCGCCTGGATGCGGTCATTGAAATGCAGCTTCGTGTTCTCGGTCGAGCACCCGCCTGCCTAGGCTGGACGTCCCAACTCGCCGAACTGGAGCTGGCGCTTCCAGTCTACTCCAAGCTACTGGAAAATGTCATGAGCCACCTCCCTGGGGCAGCGCGCCCGTTTCCCCAGACCCGTGTGTTCTGCCTCCTGACCCGGGAGCGGGGTTGCCAGGTGGCTAGTCTGCTGGAGGAAGCACTCAGGGGATCTGGCTGGCAGAAAAGGCTCCGCAGGTGGTGCCATGAGGAGCAGGAGCTGCTACCAGGGCTTCTGAGCTTAATAGGGAACCTGTCAGTTCTAGATAGCAGTGGACCAGGGCTTGGAGAAAAAGGAGTCCTGTGGAGCCAGTACTGGACATTGCTGTGGGCAACATGTGCTCAAAGTCTGGACCTAACTCTGGGACCCTGGAGGGACCCCAAAGCAGTGGCACAACAGCTGAGTCAGGCACTGGGACAGG CATATCTGCCTCAGGAATGTGAGAAGGAACTGGCCTCCATGTGTCACAGACTACTTCATCAGTCTCTGATCTGGACCTGGGACCAAG ACTATACCCTTTTATCCTCAGGTTTCTGCAAGGCTTTGGGATCAACTCTTAGGGATCAGAGcaatcctgtctcagcctctggtACTGCTGAACTGTTGCAGaagctctttcctcctcttttggaTGGCCTTCAAGAACTTAGGTCAGGATTGATTCTTCATCAGTCTCCAG GTCCTGCACCGATTGCACTAGGACTCTGTACCTTGCAGACAACCTTGGTCTGGTTTTTGGGCAGAGCTCAGCACCACCTGACAACGTGGTTCCCAGGTTCCTTCCTGCTCTTGATCCAAAAGGACTTACCA CCTCTATTGCATGAAGTGGAAACTCTGTCTAACCTGACCTCAGAAGAAAGCATAGCTCTAGAGGTGGAGCAGCAATTGGGCCTGGAGATTCAGAAACTAACGGCTCAGATGAAG CTCCTGCCTGAAGAGTCATTAACTATCTTTTTTCAAGAATGTCATAAACGAGCCACACAGGGCTTCAAGCTTCACATGCCACGGGGCCGGTATTGGAGACTTCATCTCTGTCCTG AACTTCCCAGTGCTCCTAGTGAGTATGCTGGGATGGTGGTCCGTTCTGTACTGGAACCTATATTGCAAGGATTGCAGGGATTGCCACCACAAGCCCAGGCTCCTGCCCTCAGTCATGCACTGACAGCCATACTGGGTGCTTGGCTTGACTACATCCTCACCCATGGGATCCGGTTCAG cctgcagggggcgctgcaGCTCAGACAAGACTTTGGAGTGGTCAGGGAGTTGCTAGAAGAGGAGCAGTGGGGCCTGTCTCTGGAGCTTCGCCAGACTCTGCTCATGCTTGGCATCTTCCAGCAGCTAGATGGGGCACTGCTTTGTCTATTACAACAGCCCCTGCCCAAGAATAGAGTCCACAGGAGGCCCTCCTGTTGCT GTGTTTGTCATGAGGTCCAGACGACAGAATTGCCTCACAGCAGCCTCAACAGCCTGGAGAGCTTGGAGCCCCCTCTACGGCTTGGAGCACCCACAGCCCATACAACTCAGCTATTAAGCAACCTGAGAGGAAGGGGACCTAGCCCTGAGGTTTACCTGGTGGGAAATCAGCAGGCGTGGCTTGCCCTGCGGCAACACCAGCACCCTCGTTGGCACctgccttttct